The genomic window AAAACACAACCTGAGTTTTATGTTGTTTATGATGGGATTTTATATTGTTTATGAGAGGCAGGATTTGTGACAATTAGGACAAACGATGGAGGGGATTAATTATGGTAAAACCCAATAAGGTAGAAATAACCGATACCACTTTAAGAGATGCACATCAAAGCCTGTGGGCTACCCGGATGAGAACTGAAGATATGCTGCCGATATGTGAAAAGCTGGACCAGGTGGGTTACCACTCACTGGAGGTTTGGGGAGGAGCTACCTTCGATGTCTGCCTGCGATTTCTAAATGAAGACCCCTGGGAGAGATTGCGGCAGTTAAAAAAAGCGGTGAAAAATACCCCCCTGCAGATGCTGCTGCGCGGCCAGTCTCTGGTGGGGTTAAAACACTATCCTGATGATATGGTTGAGGCTTTTGTAGATAAGGCGGTACAGAACGGGATTGATATAATTCGTATTTTTGATGCCCTTAATGATATCCGAAATCTGGAAGTACCTATTAAAATGTCGAAAAAGGCGGGAGCCCATGTTCAGGCAGCAGTTGTCTATACCATCAGCCCGGTACATACCCCGGATCACTATCTGGAAACAGCGCAAAAGCTCGCCGAAATGGGCGCGGATTCCATTTGTATCAAGGATATGGCAGGACTGTTGTCGCCACATGTAGCCTATGACCTGGTCAAAACCATCAAGAAACACCTGAATCTGCCTTTGCAGCTGCACAGCCACTACATCGGCGGCCTCGCTGTAGGGGCTTACCTGAAGGCAGCAGATGCCGGTGTTGATGTAGTTGATACTGCGGCGCTGCCACTGGCCTTCGGAGCATCCCAGCCGCCTGTGGAAACTGTTGTCAGGATTTTGCAGGAGTCGCCACATGATACCAGGCTGGATATCCATACCCTGTTTGAGGTATCCAAGTATTTTGAGGACCTCAGGAAGAAGCACGGTTATGAACGTGGAGTTACCAGACTTACCGATATGAGGGTATTTGAGCACCAGGTACCCGGCGGCATGATCTCCAACCTGGTATCCCAGCTTGAGGAACAAAAGGCCCTGCACCGGATTCATGAAGTACTGGCAGAGATACCGTCGGTCAGGGAGGATATGGGATATCCGCCTCTGGTTACCCCAACCAGTCAGATAGTCGGAACCCAGGCTGTGCTCAATGTACTTACAGGTAAGCGTTATAAGCTGGTCCCCGGTGAAGTGCGTGCTTATGTTCAGGGACAGTACGGCAAACCGCCTGCTCCCATAAAAGAGGAAATTATCCAACAAATCCTGGGAGACAGTAATGTAAAGCTGATAAAAGGCCGGCCTGCTGACTTGTTAGCGCCGATAATGGATAAAATGAAAAAGGAAATACAGGATTTGGCAGAGTCTGAAGAGGATGTGCTGTCATATGCGATGTATCCCCCGGTTGCCAGGAAGTTCTTTGAGTGGCGGCTGAACAGGGGCCTGGATACCGAAGACGCGGCTGTTGCACTTCCCGCTGTAGAAACGCCCAGGGATGTGGAGGCCGGTCTTCCGGAAAGCAGTGTACAGGTAAACAATGACTCAGACGGTTTAGTGACTAAGGAGGGAAAAACCATGAACTTATCAGAAATCAAGGAACTTATTAAAATGCTGGATGAAACAGACATCTGTGAACTCCAACTGGAAAGCGCCGGAGTTAAAGTTGCCATCAGAAAATCCGGAACTGCGCCGGGAACAGGCTTCAGCGCCTCTCCTGAAGCCGCTGCTAATAATGGCAGAGCTGTGGCAGTTGAAGCTGCCGGAGCTCCTGTAGGGGGAAAGGGTGCTGATAGGGAGAATCTGATTCCGGTTGTAGCGCCAATGGTAGGGACTTTCTACCGCTCCCCGGCTCCTGAGGCTGCTCCTTTTGTAGAAGTAGGACAGATGGTGACTG from Phosphitispora fastidiosa includes these protein-coding regions:
- the accB gene encoding acetyl-CoA carboxylase biotin carboxyl carrier protein, which codes for MVKPNKVEITDTTLRDAHQSLWATRMRTEDMLPICEKLDQVGYHSLEVWGGATFDVCLRFLNEDPWERLRQLKKAVKNTPLQMLLRGQSLVGLKHYPDDMVEAFVDKAVQNGIDIIRIFDALNDIRNLEVPIKMSKKAGAHVQAAVVYTISPVHTPDHYLETAQKLAEMGADSICIKDMAGLLSPHVAYDLVKTIKKHLNLPLQLHSHYIGGLAVGAYLKAADAGVDVVDTAALPLAFGASQPPVETVVRILQESPHDTRLDIHTLFEVSKYFEDLRKKHGYERGVTRLTDMRVFEHQVPGGMISNLVSQLEEQKALHRIHEVLAEIPSVREDMGYPPLVTPTSQIVGTQAVLNVLTGKRYKLVPGEVRAYVQGQYGKPPAPIKEEIIQQILGDSNVKLIKGRPADLLAPIMDKMKKEIQDLAESEEDVLSYAMYPPVARKFFEWRLNRGLDTEDAAVALPAVETPRDVEAGLPESSVQVNNDSDGLVTKEGKTMNLSEIKELIKMLDETDICELQLESAGVKVAIRKSGTAPGTGFSASPEAAANNGRAVAVEAAGAPVGGKGADRENLIPVVAPMVGTFYRSPAPEAAPFVEVGQMVTEGQTVCIIEAMKLMNEIEAEISGRIVEILVDNNHPVEYGQTLFLIEKV